The genomic stretch tttgcattttgtgatttttacaataatttacatGATCGTCAAGCattttttgagaagaaaatcTGTGAAGACAATAATCGCAATAAAAGGCAGTGCCCTTATGTGAggttaaatatgttaataatctgctcatatttttaattagacaaAAATGACGTGTTTCTCCCTCAGATATCAGTAAAAGATTGGAATGGTTAACACCAGTTCTATTTGTTGAGAGATGCAATGGGAAAATATCTCCCTTTTCATGTCCAAAAACATTGATTGAtagattattcaatttttcaaatttggaaaTTTGAGTTAATTTCATTGGAAAAGAAATTCCTGCcacatttaattcattttcaaattctaaatatttagtaaCGCGGGTAGCTTGTTTTCTATCGGGGCAAGGGTGGAGGTTTGCCAAAACTGACCATAAAAAGCATTTCTCAtcataatttcgaatatttaaaaCGGCTCTTCTCTTAGCAATTTCAGAGGGGAGAGGGATAAAGGATGAACCATTTAAAGGAACATAATGCGCAGTGttaatttccaaataatttaccTCCTCTAACACCCACCCACTTCCCCTATCAATGAATTCatcaaaagaagaaattatttttgaataagcaCAATTCACCTGTTCTTCTAAAGTGTCactgtttaaagaaatttcattacaacTCCTGAAGAATGAGGTGGCTAATTCTCGCTCACCTCCCTGCCCAGTTCTCGAGAAGAGTGCTTTTACACAAAGATACCATTTGATTGGCGACAATGCGATGTATTTTCGTAACGTACTGAAAAGTTCGCACTTTAAATCCTCTAAGAATAAAAGTAAGTCATTATTCTTACTGGTGAAGAGGGTGTGGCTCCGGAATCCTCCATCTATCGCCTGTCTTTCGTGGGGATGTTCTGCTGTCAATCTCTGGGTGACGTTAGATGTCTGTAAAAGAGTAATGGAATAAGTTAAACTAATCATGAATCATTTAcacttaaaataagtttaaaaagtatttaaaaacggtaaaaattaataataagataatttattctcTCCCTCTCTTACTTTTTCATACATTTCAATGGGTATAAAAATAGtgttatttaagtataaattttaaattttactgtgaaatattattcctttatgctcattttatttcctgaaatataagtaataatcaaagtcatttaatcatttatttatttttttttttccattttattttcgagTACAATCAATTTTCTAATCCTCgtttaagaaataagtaaataccCTCTAATAAGatactttatattaaatataattaaatatttttataaaaagaaggaaaagcaTAGCGAGTATTTATGAAGTATAGTAAGAATGAACTTACGTACGCTGGGTCCCGGGTCAGTGGTATTATATTCCATTCTGCTCGGATCATCTAAAAAGT from Parasteatoda tepidariorum isolate YZ-2023 unplaced genomic scaffold, CAS_Ptep_4.0 HiC_scaffold_3222, whole genome shotgun sequence encodes the following:
- the LOC107456430 gene encoding uncharacterized protein, with translation MDISMIDEEADEAIRAVPEEVLQNLDDGSGRARKKRSNSRECSPMRGYGRKKVRKISTDDEMDDPTEVIEDAMDDPAADELIRNFLDDPSRMEYNTTDPGPSTSNVTQRLTAEHPHERQAIDGGFRSHTLFTSKNNDLLLFLEDLKCELFSTLRKYIALSPIKWYLCVKALFSRTGQGGERELATSFFRSCNEISLNSDTLEEQVNCAYSKIISSFDEFIDRGSGWVLEEVNYLEINTAHYVPLNGSSFIPLPSEIAKRRAVLNIRNYDEKCFLWSVLANLHPCPDRKQATRVTKYLEFENELNVAGISFPMKLTQISKFEKLNNLSINVFGHEKGDIFPLHLSTNRTGVNHSNLLLISEGETRHFCLIKNMSRLLTYLTSHKGTAFYCDYCLHRFSSQKMLDDHVNYCKNHKMQKIDMPTAGENILKFKSTHMMHKIPYVIYADFECILVDDSTNIGSHTEVNARHVPCGYSYVIIDSAGKCLKPPVVYNGENAAERFIHSLLGEEKMILDLLSCVGHN